From Fervidobacterium sp., the proteins below share one genomic window:
- the hydE gene encoding [FeFe] hydrogenase H-cluster radical SAM maturase HydE yields the protein MIELEKIQSVNLDYITYLLSTNKHNEEIFQKADEIRKKYVGEEVHLRAIIEFSNYCSQRCLYCGLRSENKNLVRYRMSLEEIIERAKLIARLGIKTIVLQSGEDPYYTTEMINTLITEIKKLDVAITLSIGERTFEEYRIWKEFGADRYLMRHETASKSLYAKLHPGDSFESRKAHLFELKRLGYETGAGCMVGLPGQTYYDLALDLAFLKELDADMIGIGPFIPNPDTPLANQGGGDLYTTLKMIALARIIIPTANIPATTALGSINPFGRQLGLKYGANVIMPNLTPNPYRPNYSLYPGKICLFEKDTACVECTRTMIKGLGLKVGEGYGYRKSGYISNMV from the coding sequence ATGATAGAGCTTGAAAAAATTCAAAGCGTGAATTTAGACTATATTACCTATCTGCTTAGTACAAATAAACACAACGAAGAAATATTTCAGAAAGCTGACGAGATAAGAAAAAAATATGTTGGTGAAGAAGTCCACTTAAGAGCTATTATTGAATTTTCTAATTATTGTTCTCAACGTTGTCTGTACTGTGGTCTTAGATCAGAGAATAAGAATCTTGTTCGTTACCGGATGAGCCTGGAGGAAATTATAGAAAGGGCAAAACTTATTGCAAGGCTTGGTATTAAAACTATTGTCCTTCAATCAGGGGAAGATCCGTATTACACAACAGAAATGATAAATACTTTGATAACCGAAATAAAGAAATTGGACGTTGCAATAACTTTGAGTATAGGAGAACGTACTTTTGAAGAGTATAGAATCTGGAAAGAATTTGGAGCTGATAGATATCTAATGCGTCATGAAACGGCTTCTAAATCACTTTATGCTAAGCTGCACCCTGGTGATTCATTTGAAAGCAGAAAAGCACATCTTTTTGAATTGAAACGCCTTGGTTACGAAACTGGTGCAGGCTGTATGGTTGGTCTTCCTGGTCAGACATATTACGATCTGGCGCTCGATCTTGCTTTTTTAAAAGAACTTGATGCAGATATGATAGGTATAGGACCGTTTATACCTAATCCCGATACACCCTTAGCAAATCAAGGTGGCGGTGATTTGTATACAACACTTAAGATGATTGCACTTGCAAGGATAATAATACCAACTGCTAATATACCTGCCACAACAGCACTTGGTTCTATAAATCCATTTGGAAGGCAGCTCGGTTTGAAATACGGCGCCAATGTAATAATGCCGAATTTAACACCGAATCCTTACAGACCCAATTATTCACTTTACCCGGGAAAAATATGTTTGTTTGAAAAAGACACTGCGTGTGTTGAGTGCACAAGGACAATGATAAAAGGTTTAGGTTTAAAAGTAGGGGAAGGTTACGGCTATCGAAAATCTGGATACATTTCCAATATGGTATAA
- the hydG gene encoding [FeFe] hydrogenase H-cluster radical SAM maturase HydG encodes MYVFTKEIDNEKTFIPEAEIFELLEVTKSPDKVKVREILEKSLNKNRLEPDEVATLLNVEDEKLLEEIFHAARTLKERIYGNRIVLFAPLYIGNDCVNDCVYCGFRNSNSEVYRKTLTFEELRREVEALVSKGHKRLIVVYGEHPRYSPEFIAETIRIIYDTKVGNGEIRRVNVNAAPQTVEGYKIIKEAGIGTFQIFQETYHQPTYKKLHPRGPKSNYAWRLYGLDRAMLAGIDDVGIGALFGLYNWKYEVMGLIYHTIHLEERFGVGPHTISFPRIEPALGSELSYNPPAKVSDDDFKKLVAIIRLAVPYTGMILTAREPAHLRKEVLKMGVSQIDGGSSIGIGSYSQSDPEKIRKSQFILGDNRSLEEVIYDLLQEGYIPSFCTACYRMGRTGEHFMEFAIPGFVKRFCTPNALFTLKEYLNDYASEQTKTLGNKLIQEEIEKINNKELVIKYLERIERGERDVRF; translated from the coding sequence ATGTATGTGTTCACAAAAGAAATAGACAATGAAAAAACATTTATTCCAGAGGCAGAGATATTTGAGTTACTCGAAGTTACGAAATCGCCTGATAAAGTGAAAGTCAGGGAAATTCTTGAAAAGTCTCTCAACAAAAATAGGCTGGAACCCGATGAAGTTGCGACACTTCTTAATGTTGAAGACGAAAAGCTACTTGAAGAGATTTTTCATGCGGCAAGAACGTTGAAAGAGAGGATATACGGTAACAGGATAGTACTTTTTGCACCACTTTACATAGGGAACGATTGTGTTAACGACTGTGTATACTGTGGTTTCAGAAATTCAAACTCAGAAGTTTATAGAAAGACACTAACATTTGAAGAACTAAGAAGAGAAGTAGAAGCACTTGTGTCGAAAGGACACAAACGTTTGATAGTTGTCTATGGTGAACATCCAAGATATAGTCCGGAGTTTATTGCGGAAACTATAAGAATAATTTACGATACAAAAGTTGGAAATGGTGAGATAAGAAGAGTAAATGTGAATGCTGCTCCACAAACAGTGGAAGGTTACAAGATCATAAAGGAAGCTGGTATCGGAACGTTTCAAATTTTCCAAGAAACTTACCATCAACCAACGTATAAAAAATTACACCCAAGAGGACCAAAGTCAAATTATGCTTGGCGGTTATACGGTCTTGACAGAGCGATGCTTGCTGGTATAGACGATGTTGGTATAGGCGCACTCTTCGGTTTATATAATTGGAAATATGAGGTCATGGGACTAATTTATCATACAATTCATTTAGAAGAGCGATTTGGTGTGGGCCCCCACACGATATCGTTCCCGAGGATTGAACCAGCACTTGGTAGTGAATTAAGTTATAATCCACCAGCTAAGGTCAGTGATGATGATTTCAAGAAATTAGTTGCAATAATAAGACTGGCTGTACCGTACACTGGTATGATCCTCACAGCACGAGAACCAGCGCATCTTAGAAAAGAAGTACTTAAGATGGGAGTTTCACAAATAGATGGTGGTTCGAGTATAGGTATAGGCTCTTATTCACAAAGTGATCCAGAAAAGATCAGAAAAAGTCAATTTATACTCGGGGATAATCGGTCGCTTGAAGAAGTTATATATGATTTACTCCAAGAAGGTTATATACCATCATTCTGTACTGCTTGCTACAGAATGGGACGAACGGGTGAACACTTTATGGAATTTGCTATTCCTGGTTTTGTTAAAAGGTTCTGTACTCCGAATGCACTATTTACGCTAAAAGAATACTTAAATGACTATGCTTCAGAGCAAACGAAAACACTTGGTAACAAGCTAATCCAAGAAGAAATCGAAAAGATTAACAATAAAGAACTCGTGATTAAGTACCTTGAAAGAATTGAACGTGGTGAGCGCGATGTCAGATTTTGA
- a CDS encoding ABC transporter substrate-binding protein, protein MTKKFFVLAMIFLSIWIYAVSFINPFGPTIFPVAGLIGKEVKTDIALDMRFWKTLDEATAYIVSKKVNFAALPVTFAANLYTKGIDVRLVGVYSWRLFYVVASTDFEFKNYQSLKGEKIYTAHGRGQTADVVMRYLLVKNGLEPDKDVTFAYAQPQEIVSLFNSGKIRLAAIPEPFVTMTLSKGKIILDLQDEWNKASGTKYGIPITGIFVTGKLQDYLNTVRLFEKSFIASLNWSYNNIDKAVEITSKQLGIPTNVLKTSLSRSQYNYVSSKDCKEEVLNYLRRLNELYPEGMPKVPDEKFFIETK, encoded by the coding sequence ATGACTAAAAAGTTTTTCGTACTTGCTATGATTTTTCTTTCCATCTGGATCTATGCAGTAAGTTTTATCAATCCTTTTGGTCCAACGATCTTCCCTGTAGCTGGGCTGATTGGTAAAGAGGTTAAAACCGATATCGCACTTGATATGAGGTTTTGGAAGACACTCGATGAGGCTACGGCCTATATTGTATCTAAGAAAGTGAACTTTGCAGCTTTACCAGTAACATTTGCTGCAAATTTGTATACAAAAGGTATTGACGTAAGACTTGTTGGTGTATACAGTTGGCGATTATTTTATGTCGTTGCTTCAACCGATTTTGAATTTAAAAATTATCAAAGCCTAAAGGGTGAGAAGATATACACTGCTCACGGACGGGGTCAAACTGCCGATGTTGTGATGAGATATTTACTTGTCAAAAACGGGTTGGAACCAGATAAAGACGTTACATTTGCGTACGCACAGCCTCAGGAAATAGTATCACTATTTAACTCAGGTAAGATAAGATTAGCGGCGATTCCCGAACCTTTCGTAACGATGACACTGTCAAAAGGAAAAATAATCCTTGACTTACAGGACGAATGGAACAAAGCCAGTGGAACCAAATATGGTATTCCTATAACCGGAATATTTGTGACTGGAAAGTTGCAGGATTACTTAAATACAGTAAGGCTCTTTGAGAAATCTTTCATTGCAAGCCTAAACTGGTCTTACAATAACATAGATAAAGCTGTTGAAATAACGAGTAAACAATTAGGTATTCCAACTAATGTGTTGAAAACCTCTCTCTCAAGAAGTCAGTACAACTATGTATCTTCAAAGGACTGCAAAGAGGAAGTGCTTAATTATTTAAGAAGGCTTAATGAGCTTTATCCAGAGGGTATGCCGAAAGTTCCAGATGAAAAGTTCTTTATTGAAACTAAATAG
- a CDS encoding ABC transporter permease subunit → MVEKANYIVGILFIFFIWTIASYLINSQLILPNPLSVFLTIADEITKQIFWMNLVQTLSKVLVVLFSVVFVGVVLGFLVGLNDILYEISRPFILFMQAFPIVTWLALVMFIWGIGWTGPVVVSFLSLLPHAILSTAVGIQTTDKRLIEMAHVYNVRKSRILKDVYLGSIIPQFVSTLQVVIGNVWKVVVVAEYMCGEKGIGVLIAWARQSVSVEKVYAYTIVIITIGLIVESIVHRLVRRLLKNWELV, encoded by the coding sequence TTGGTAGAAAAAGCTAATTATATTGTCGGCATATTATTTATATTTTTCATCTGGACAATTGCATCATATCTTATCAATTCACAGTTGATACTACCCAATCCTTTGAGTGTTTTTTTGACGATAGCAGATGAAATAACTAAACAAATTTTCTGGATGAACTTGGTACAAACATTGTCAAAGGTATTGGTTGTGCTTTTTTCTGTAGTTTTTGTTGGTGTGGTGTTAGGTTTCTTGGTTGGTCTGAACGATATTCTCTATGAGATCTCACGACCTTTTATACTGTTCATGCAAGCATTTCCAATAGTAACCTGGCTTGCGCTTGTGATGTTCATTTGGGGTATTGGTTGGACTGGACCTGTTGTTGTTAGCTTTCTATCGTTGCTTCCGCACGCAATTTTATCAACAGCAGTTGGTATCCAGACAACTGACAAAAGACTTATCGAGATGGCACATGTCTACAATGTACGAAAAAGTAGGATCTTGAAGGATGTGTATCTTGGTTCAATAATCCCTCAATTTGTTTCAACACTTCAGGTTGTCATTGGAAATGTGTGGAAGGTTGTTGTTGTTGCAGAATATATGTGTGGGGAAAAAGGGATTGGTGTGCTGATAGCTTGGGCAAGGCAGTCTGTTTCTGTCGAAAAAGTTTATGCTTACACAATCGTAATAATAACTATAGGATTGATTGTAGAAAGCATTGTTCATAGGCTTGTAAGGAGGTTACTTAAGAATTGGGAATTAGTGTGA
- the tsaD gene encoding tRNA (adenosine(37)-N6)-threonylcarbamoyltransferase complex transferase subunit TsaD, with product MLVLGIETSCDETSIALVEDNKVLSNLVYSQIQTHKKFGGVVPEIAAREHLKKLPLLFLQLLNEAEVDLSKIDGIAVTQGPGLIGALLVGISFAKGLALRFNKPIVGVNHIIGHVYANYFVYPNLNPPYIVLMVSGGHTLILKVSVQNEVEILGRSVDDAVGEAFDKIARILGLGYPGGPEIDKISKYGDPSSFNFPRPKMYDSDYNFSFSGLKTAVLYEVKRLAKEGYNAENLPIADLAASAQEAMIDVLIYKVIKAAKDNEIKDIVIAGGVAANSRLREKIQQYSNEFNFYTPPFEYCSDNAAMIARAGMEKLREGKYDTLRIEPVPNFFEMMGMK from the coding sequence ATGTTAGTTCTTGGAATAGAAACAAGTTGTGATGAAACATCAATTGCTCTTGTTGAAGATAATAAGGTATTATCAAATCTCGTTTATTCTCAAATACAAACTCATAAAAAATTTGGTGGTGTTGTACCTGAAATAGCTGCAAGGGAGCATCTTAAGAAGCTCCCTCTTCTTTTCTTGCAACTTCTGAACGAAGCAGAGGTGGATTTATCAAAGATAGATGGTATAGCTGTAACACAAGGTCCAGGCTTGATTGGTGCGTTACTTGTTGGTATATCTTTTGCAAAAGGGCTCGCCCTTAGGTTTAATAAACCAATTGTTGGTGTTAATCATATCATAGGTCATGTTTATGCAAATTATTTTGTCTATCCTAACCTAAACCCTCCATATATAGTACTAATGGTTTCAGGCGGACATACGTTGATTTTGAAAGTATCTGTTCAAAATGAAGTTGAGATCTTAGGAAGAAGTGTTGATGATGCTGTTGGAGAAGCTTTTGACAAGATTGCACGGATTCTTGGACTTGGTTATCCTGGAGGACCAGAGATAGACAAAATTTCAAAGTATGGCGATCCCAGCTCTTTTAATTTTCCAAGACCAAAGATGTATGACTCTGATTACAATTTCAGCTTTTCTGGACTTAAGACTGCCGTACTTTATGAAGTGAAAAGATTAGCGAAAGAAGGATACAACGCAGAAAATCTGCCAATTGCCGACTTGGCAGCAAGTGCACAAGAGGCAATGATAGATGTACTGATCTACAAGGTAATTAAAGCGGCAAAAGATAATGAAATCAAAGACATAGTTATAGCAGGAGGTGTGGCCGCAAATAGTAGGTTAAGGGAAAAAATTCAGCAATATTCTAATGAGTTTAATTTTTATACACCACCGTTTGAATATTGCTCTGATAATGCGGCAATGATAGCAAGAGCGGGGATGGAAAAATTGCGTGAAGGAAAATATGATACTCTTAGAATAGAACCTGTACCTAATTTCTTTGAAATGATGGGAATGAAATAA
- a CDS encoding flagellar basal body L-ring protein FlgH, whose translation MTRNVLVFLFFVTFTILFSSSLYTTSSNNQFKNLLGEYKATRVGDAITIVVFESPRISTSSQVNSLTNAFINAINTGTKLVGLDLSKYLPANPSPNDKRDNKSQANAVVQLTAVVKQVDESGKMFVEGRKQIKVGNDLREIIVTGWVHPQAIKPGNIVNSTDLINAQIWENGKLVFQDDPQQSTWLGLLLSAIASFFK comes from the coding sequence TTGACTAGGAATGTTTTAGTTTTTTTATTCTTCGTGACTTTTACAATATTGTTCTCCTCTTCGCTTTATACAACATCTTCAAATAATCAATTCAAAAATTTGCTTGGAGAGTATAAAGCAACAAGAGTTGGTGATGCAATTACTATTGTGGTGTTTGAATCTCCACGGATTTCTACCTCATCTCAGGTCAATTCTCTCACAAATGCATTTATAAATGCTATAAACACTGGTACGAAACTTGTTGGACTCGACTTGAGTAAATATCTTCCAGCAAATCCTTCTCCAAATGACAAAAGGGATAATAAAAGTCAAGCCAATGCTGTAGTTCAATTGACAGCTGTTGTAAAACAAGTTGATGAGAGCGGTAAAATGTTTGTCGAAGGACGAAAACAGATAAAAGTAGGTAACGACTTAAGGGAAATAATCGTAACAGGTTGGGTGCATCCTCAGGCAATTAAACCAGGAAATATTGTAAATTCCACAGATTTGATAAACGCACAGATATGGGAAAACGGTAAGTTGGTTTTTCAAGATGATCCTCAACAAAGTACTTGGCTTGGATTGTTACTCTCAGCGATAGCCAGCTTCTTCAAATAA
- a CDS encoding iron-only hydrogenase system regulator, whose protein sequence is MGERYYTIDIIVTDRENAYSKVNELLHQYSEIIRLRVGYPVPDENIAIVFLIVKATNDIIGSFTGKLGNIKGVKVKSIAVN, encoded by the coding sequence GTGGGAGAAAGGTACTACACCATCGATATCATAGTTACCGACAGGGAAAATGCGTATTCAAAGGTCAATGAATTATTACATCAGTATTCGGAGATTATTAGATTGAGGGTTGGATATCCAGTTCCAGATGAAAATATAGCGATTGTTTTTTTAATAGTAAAAGCGACGAATGATATTATTGGTTCATTCACGGGAAAACTTGGAAATATAAAAGGAGTAAAAGTTAAAAGTATAGCGGTGAATTGA
- the flgA gene encoding flagellar basal body P-ring formation chaperone FlgA — protein sequence MQKKILTLSFFLFVNLLFAAFVTFKSEVSVFPGPVFMKDVIEETDIDTPTLEKIIVAYVSSNSKLSLNKKYLLNLLKRHVGIVDTKPDDLPIVIIASKQTVESSKSDSKYNIVTKDKVNSIVLLELYKNYPSDTQFNLKWQSGSIVEHDDYVISIQISNRASPFVRITLRRSGKVVGYLTFQYEAILLRKVAVAKRKIEKEEIIGVNDVEFTVINVYSIAKIPVLPEDLPALSDKIFQKGEILDGKYLKDVPIVVKGQILKAVSNVGGVTVSTLVQSLEHGYVGNVISVKNLDSGKILRGTVQEDGTIIVLEVK from the coding sequence ATGCAAAAGAAGATTTTAACCCTTTCATTTTTCTTATTCGTCAATCTGCTATTCGCGGCTTTTGTAACATTCAAATCAGAAGTTTCTGTCTTTCCAGGTCCTGTGTTTATGAAGGATGTGATCGAAGAGACAGATATCGATACACCTACTCTCGAAAAAATTATTGTTGCTTATGTCTCAAGTAATTCAAAGTTGTCTTTAAATAAGAAGTATCTATTAAACTTATTGAAGCGTCATGTCGGGATTGTTGATACAAAACCTGATGATTTGCCAATTGTTATAATAGCAAGTAAACAAACAGTTGAAAGCAGCAAAAGCGATAGCAAGTACAATATTGTAACAAAAGATAAGGTTAACAGTATTGTGTTGCTTGAGTTGTACAAGAACTATCCCTCTGATACACAATTCAATTTAAAATGGCAATCAGGGAGTATTGTTGAACATGATGATTATGTTATTTCTATTCAAATTTCAAATAGAGCTTCACCTTTTGTACGAATAACATTACGAAGATCGGGTAAAGTAGTGGGTTATCTGACATTTCAGTACGAAGCTATACTTCTTAGGAAAGTTGCAGTCGCAAAAAGAAAGATAGAAAAGGAAGAAATTATAGGTGTAAATGATGTTGAATTTACAGTGATTAATGTGTACTCTATAGCCAAAATTCCAGTTTTGCCAGAAGATTTACCGGCTTTATCCGATAAGATTTTTCAAAAAGGCGAAATACTTGATGGTAAATACCTAAAAGATGTTCCTATAGTTGTCAAAGGGCAAATTTTAAAAGCTGTTAGTAATGTTGGCGGTGTGACTGTCTCAACCTTAGTACAATCTCTGGAGCATGGTTATGTTGGAAATGTTATAAGTGTAAAAAACCTCGATAGTGGAAAGATTTTAAGGGGTACTGTACAAGAAGATGGAACAATAATTGTTTTGGAGGTGAAGTAG
- a CDS encoding flagellar basal body P-ring protein FlgI: protein MKKRMLVLASLILMFLLPSLSLSVNVRIKDFAKFRGARDNQLFGIGLVVGLNGTGDSGTLNSTLLANMIKNFGINVNPNDLKTRNAALVMVVADIPAFYKPGMRLDVEIASINDAKSLRNGILLQTPLYGADGNVYAVAQGPISVGGEDAKGSVNLQKRFPVVGYIPNGAIIEREIPFTIVDSNSVTILINRPDFTVAARTALAINTKFGTNIAKAIDSSSVKVAIPKTFLEDVISFLALLEEIEVPMDVAAQVVINERTGTVVFGGDVIISDFVLSYGNFVITIVNGKIEDKKATIGNLITALKSLGATPQDIIAIVQELHKAGVIFAQLKIM from the coding sequence GTGAAAAAAAGAATGCTTGTTTTGGCATCTTTGATTTTAATGTTTTTACTTCCTTCATTATCACTTTCAGTAAATGTTAGAATCAAAGATTTTGCCAAATTTAGAGGTGCTCGAGATAATCAGCTATTTGGAATTGGTCTTGTTGTTGGTTTGAATGGTACGGGTGACAGTGGGACGTTGAATTCAACATTACTTGCAAACATGATTAAAAACTTTGGGATAAACGTTAATCCCAACGATTTGAAGACACGTAATGCTGCCCTTGTTATGGTAGTTGCAGATATTCCAGCTTTTTATAAACCGGGAATGAGATTGGATGTTGAGATAGCAAGTATAAACGATGCAAAGAGTCTTAGAAATGGAATATTGCTACAAACGCCTCTTTATGGAGCAGATGGAAATGTATACGCCGTAGCTCAGGGACCTATCTCTGTGGGTGGCGAAGACGCGAAAGGTAGCGTTAATTTACAAAAAAGGTTTCCCGTTGTCGGCTATATACCAAATGGAGCCATTATTGAACGTGAAATACCATTTACAATAGTTGATTCTAACTCAGTAACTATATTAATTAACCGACCGGATTTTACGGTGGCAGCCAGGACTGCTTTGGCGATAAACACCAAGTTTGGGACCAACATCGCTAAAGCAATAGATAGTTCAAGTGTCAAAGTTGCTATACCAAAAACCTTTCTGGAAGATGTAATTTCATTCTTAGCATTACTTGAGGAGATAGAAGTTCCAATGGATGTAGCTGCTCAGGTAGTTATAAATGAAAGAACAGGAACAGTTGTTTTCGGAGGAGATGTAATCATATCTGACTTTGTGTTGTCCTATGGCAACTTTGTTATCACTATTGTAAACGGAAAAATAGAGGATAAAAAAGCAACAATAGGCAATTTAATAACTGCTTTGAAATCTCTCGGTGCTACTCCTCAAGACATAATAGCAATCGTACAAGAACTTCATAAAGCTGGTGTGATATTTGCACAGCTGAAAATAATGTAA
- a CDS encoding ABC transporter ATP-binding protein encodes MGISVNDVILSVKNLEKFFGKLKVIENLSFELLKGESVAFLGPSGCGKTTLLKIVAGIDKNYNGYIQKYFSKIGYVFQEPRLIPWKNVLENILFVYNDEQRALSILKTFSLENFAHYLPSKLSGGMKQRVNLARALISDPEVLFLDEPFASLDVHMKLSIIEDIIEKRKIGNFSMILVTHDIREALLLADRIILLSDKPSRIIGEFKTKHIPKNALSEEFQKMESAILSEIMRRWSV; translated from the coding sequence TTGGGAATTAGTGTGAATGATGTAATATTGAGTGTTAAAAATCTGGAAAAATTCTTTGGAAAACTAAAAGTTATAGAAAATTTATCTTTTGAGCTACTTAAAGGCGAATCAGTAGCGTTTCTTGGTCCATCTGGTTGTGGAAAGACAACACTCTTAAAAATCGTAGCAGGGATTGACAAAAACTACAATGGATATATACAAAAATACTTTTCAAAGATAGGTTATGTTTTTCAAGAGCCAAGATTGATACCTTGGAAAAATGTACTTGAAAATATTTTGTTTGTTTATAATGATGAACAAAGGGCTCTTTCCATTCTCAAGACATTTAGTCTGGAAAACTTTGCTCATTACTTACCTTCAAAGCTCAGTGGCGGTATGAAGCAAAGGGTGAACTTGGCAAGGGCTTTAATCTCAGATCCAGAAGTTTTGTTTTTGGATGAACCTTTTGCTTCTTTGGATGTCCATATGAAGCTTTCAATAATAGAAGATATTATAGAAAAAAGAAAAATAGGAAATTTTTCGATGATCCTTGTTACTCACGATATACGTGAAGCGCTCTTGTTAGCAGATAGAATTATATTACTTAGTGATAAACCAAGCAGAATAATTGGAGAATTTAAGACAAAACACATACCAAAGAATGCACTATCTGAAGAATTTCAAAAAATGGAATCAGCTATACTATCGGAAATTATGAGGAGGTGGAGTGTATGA
- a CDS encoding iron-containing alcohol dehydrogenase, producing MENFVFHNPTKLVFGKGTVEKIGEYLKKDGIKKVLLLYGSGSIKRNGVYERVVRSLIENGVEKVEVSGVRPNPVLSKVHEAIEVARQNNVQAILAVGGGSVVDSAKAIAAGFYYEGDIWDAFVGKYNVRKALPLYVILTMSATGTEMNGNAVVTNEQTKEKFYFSSKHVYPVVSIVDPTTQFTLPKEQVVYGAIDAISHVMEYYFDTSGSTLIDKVDESIIKTLIQTTQIILREAENYEARANFCLATTLALNGLTGIGTNGGDWSSHELEHAISALNPDVAHGAGLAIVFPAWMTYVKDKISEKLIKFGKNVLELNGEITPETTIEELKKLYSSMGAPVTLNEVGFTKSDIDELTKIASKHAPFGTVKELHYDDIRRIYEIAF from the coding sequence GTGGAAAATTTTGTGTTTCATAATCCGACAAAACTAGTCTTTGGGAAAGGTACAGTGGAAAAGATAGGTGAATACCTTAAGAAAGATGGCATAAAGAAGGTACTTTTGCTCTATGGAAGTGGTTCGATAAAGAGGAATGGTGTATACGAAAGAGTTGTCAGATCGCTGATTGAAAATGGTGTGGAAAAAGTGGAAGTATCCGGTGTTCGACCAAACCCTGTACTATCGAAGGTACATGAAGCTATAGAGGTTGCAAGACAAAACAACGTTCAGGCTATTCTTGCAGTTGGTGGAGGAAGTGTTGTTGATAGTGCAAAAGCAATAGCTGCAGGATTTTACTATGAGGGCGATATATGGGATGCTTTCGTAGGAAAGTATAATGTTAGGAAAGCACTTCCACTCTACGTGATATTAACAATGTCTGCAACGGGTACAGAAATGAACGGAAATGCTGTTGTTACAAATGAACAGACAAAGGAGAAGTTTTACTTCAGTTCAAAGCACGTTTATCCTGTTGTATCTATAGTAGATCCAACAACGCAATTTACGCTCCCAAAAGAACAAGTAGTGTACGGTGCTATCGATGCTATTAGTCATGTTATGGAATATTATTTCGATACATCAGGTAGCACCCTGATAGACAAAGTCGATGAGAGTATAATTAAAACGCTTATTCAAACTACGCAAATTATACTGAGAGAAGCGGAAAATTATGAAGCGCGTGCCAACTTCTGTCTTGCCACTACACTTGCACTTAACGGCCTAACGGGCATAGGTACCAACGGAGGAGATTGGTCCTCGCACGAGCTTGAACATGCGATCAGCGCTTTAAATCCTGATGTTGCTCATGGTGCAGGACTTGCAATTGTTTTTCCAGCTTGGATGACGTATGTCAAAGATAAAATATCGGAAAAGTTAATTAAATTTGGTAAAAATGTCCTTGAGTTAAACGGAGAGATAACGCCTGAAACCACAATAGAAGAACTTAAAAAGTTGTACTCTTCAATGGGGGCACCTGTCACGTTAAATGAGGTAGGATTTACAAAGAGTGATATAGATGAGCTTACGAAAATTGCGAGCAAACATGCTCCTTTTGGAACTGTCAAA
- a CDS encoding rod-binding protein, protein MDLRINSQQSFKINNNITKIIDPKSEEYQKQLRKVSEEFAAWYIYEVFKKMYNTVQKSGLIQESFGERWFREMLLQQYALKSAKTDLKDLSEMIYKALGGKLNVEDIHSAKNSVNRNENLKLLNLFILQNQKSGE, encoded by the coding sequence ATGGACTTAAGAATTAATTCTCAACAGTCTTTTAAAATAAATAACAACATTACGAAAATCATAGATCCAAAGTCCGAAGAGTACCAAAAGCAGCTTCGAAAAGTCTCGGAAGAATTTGCCGCTTGGTACATATACGAGGTTTTCAAAAAGATGTACAACACCGTTCAAAAAAGTGGCTTAATCCAAGAAAGTTTTGGAGAACGCTGGTTTCGGGAAATGTTACTTCAACAATACGCCCTTAAATCAGCGAAAACGGACTTGAAAGATCTATCTGAGATGATTTACAAAGCGTTAGGTGGCAAATTGAATGTGGAAGATATCCATTCAGCAAAAAATTCAGTAAATAGAAATGAAAATCTTAAATTACTGAATCTTTTCATTCTTCAAAATCAAAAATCTGGAGAGTGA